The nucleotide sequence GTTGGTCTTGTTCTCATTACGATCCTGAATCAATTCTTTGGCAAAACCTTTCACGTGTTTGCGCAAACCTTTAAGCTGTTCCATCTTGCTCATCATGTGCTGGTTCTCTTGCAATGCAAACAGGACATAACTGCGGTTGAGTGTTAATAATTCAAAGAACGTATAGAAAAAGGTGAGCATTTTCTCACGGTTGGAAAAGCTGTGGTAATCCTCGCTTTTATGAGCCACATCCATGGTCATGGTAAAGAAGGTATTCCAGATCTCTTTGCGTAAACCTTCAAAACTTCCAAAAAAACCGTAGAAATCGGCTTCAGTCATGTTGTTATCCTTAGCAAATTTGAACACACTTTTAGGAGTCTTCTCATGCTCAAGCACGTATTCCATATAAGCGGTAATCACATCTTGACGATTGATTTCCTTTTTTTGGGTCGTCTTTTTTGTAGTCGTTTTCTTCACAGTCGCCATAATATCAATTCTTTAGGTAAAGATACAGTCTGTTTAATGTTTCTGCATATTTTATTAAACAAAACTGTGTTAAGATTAAGTCGTTAAAAGTGCATATAAATTGCAGTGCACTGTATCATTTTTAAAACGGTTCTACAAAAAAACCGCCTTTCAAATAAGAAAGGCGGTTTTTACTAAATGTGTTTTTACCAATTACGGCTTGTTGCTTGCTACTGGATCTTTATCGATCCACGTGTTTACAGATGCAATCTGGTTGTTTTGGTAATCAACCTCAGTCAATTCATCACCGTTCCAGATAAACCATTTTCCAGTTTTCTTACCGTTATCGAATTCTGCCTGCGCTGTCTTCTGGCCTTCTTTGTTGTAGCTTATCCACTCACCGTGTCGTTTGTTGTTCAGGAAAAAGCCTTGTTGGGCTATGGTTCCATCTTCGTGGAAATAAGTTGCCGCAATCTTGCCATCTTTTAACTGGTCAAATTTGGGCTTAACTTCTTGTGCAAATGTGATCATGCTTAACATCATCACAGATAGGATCAATAAATTCTTCATAGTTATGCCGTTTAATTCATTCAAATTTAAACATAAATATACATTAAATACATCATTAGATAACATTAAATTTACATTACGTATACAAACCGCTGACAATCAACAGTTAAACATAAATATTAAACACCGTTAAATAGGGTTTTGAACTATTTTGGTAGCTATTCTCTGTATGTTTAAGCTATAAAATGGGTAGAATCGGCTTATTTTTGCAGGCTTATTACAAGAATTAATTATGTACAGATCACACGATTGTGGCAGCTTGCGCTCCAGCGATATCAATAAGGAAGTTACACTTGCCGGTTGGGTTCAAAAGAGCCGCGATAAAGGATTCATGGTTTGGGTAGATTTAAGAGATCGATACGGCATCACGCAATTGATCTTTGATGAAGAACGTTCCGACAAAGCTGTACTCGAACAAGCTCAAAAACTAGGACGCGAGTTTGTGATCCAGGTCAAAGGAACCGTTATTGAACGTGAATCTAAAAACGACAAAATGCCTACTGGCGATGTCGAGATTCTTGTAAACGAACTCAAAGTATTGAGCGAGTCAAAAACGCCGCCTTTTACCATAGAGGATAAAACCGATGGTGGTGAGGAACTGCGTATGAAATACCGTTATCTGGATATACGTCGCAATCCTGTGCGTGAGAATCTGATCTTCCGTTCCAAGGTTGCCATGGAGGTGCGCAATTTCCTTGCAGGTAAAGATTTTGTTGAGGTGGAAACACCAGTGCTGATCAAATCCACTCCAGAAGGTGCCCGTGATTTTGTGGTGCCATCCAGAATGAATGAAGGCCAATTTTATGCCCTACCACAATCGCCACAAACCTTTAAGCAACTGCTTATGGTAGGTGGATTGGACAAATATTTCCAGATCGTGAAATGCTTTAGGGATGAGGATTTGCGAGCAGATCGCCAGCCAGAGTTTACGCAAATTGACTGCGAGATGTCCTTTGTAGAGCAGGAAGATGTGCTCAATATTTTTGAAGAGATGACACGCCACTTGCTTAAAAAAGTGAAAAATGTGGATGTGACAGAATTTCCTCGCATGACCTACCAGCAGGCGATGGAGAAGTACGGTAACGATAAACCAGACATTCGTTTTGGGATGGAGTTTGGAGATATTTCCGCTTTCGCGAAAGCGAGAGACTTCAAAATCTTCAATGAAGCCGAATTAGTTGTCGCCATCGCAGTTCCTAGCGGTGCATCCATGACTAGAAAGGAAATCGACGGATTGATCGACTGGGTAAAGCGCCCACAGGTAGGCGCTATGGGAATGGTCTATGCCAAATACAACGAAGACGGTACTTTCAAGTCCAGTGTTGACAAGTTTTACAATCAGGAAGATCTTGCTCAATGGGCTGAAGCCACTGGCGCACAACCAGGCGATTTGATATGTGTACTTTCTGGACCAGCTAACAAAACTAGAGCGCAATTGAGTGCCCTAAGAATGGAAATGGCAGAGCGTCTAGGCCTAAGAAAAGCCGATGAATTTGCTCCATTATGGGTAGTGGATTTCCCATTGCTGGAATGGGATGAAGAAACCAACCGCTACCACGCGATGCACCATCCATTTACATCGCCCAAACCAGAAGATATCGAGAAACTATCAACAGATCCTGGAAATGTGAGAGCAAATGCCTACGACCTTGTCCTTAACGGTAACGAGATAGGTGGCGGATCTGTAAGGATATTTGATAAAAAACTGCAGTCTTTGATGTTTGATCATCTAGGATTCACACCAGAAGAAGCTCGAGCGCAATTTGGCTTTTTGATGGATGCTTTTGAATATGGAGCGCCACCGCACGCAGGACTGGCTTTTGGCTTTGACCGATTGGTGTCCATTTTAGGTGGTCAGGAAACCATACGTGATTTTATCGCGTTCCCTAAAAACAATAATGGCCGTGATGTCATGATTGACGCACCATCAAAAATTGACGATGAGCAGTTGAAGGAACTTAACTTGAAAGTGACCGTCTAAATAAATCCAGAGCCTAACTTGAACGCCACAAAATTTATTGGGATTCTTCTTCTATGCACGCTAGGTGTGATAGGATTGGGTTTTTATTTTGTGAATAATGGCGATCCTGTATTAGGGAACAAACTTGTCGGCTTTTCTACCTTGTTTATGTTTCTCATATTGATGCCTGCGTTTATTGTAGTGCGATACAAGAACAAGGATTTGTCAAAATTCAACTTCAATAACAAGAGTAAAGAAGAGCAGGAAGAGGAAGAAGATGAGGATTGGGATGATAAAAGCAGGTGGAACTAGTTCAACCGTCTTCTAGCTTTAAAAAAATCATCCAGAATTTGCGAACATTCACTGGCTAAAATCCCATGGCTAACTTGTGTTTTTGGGTGCAACTGCGTTCCCATTTTGCGATACCCGCGATGGTCATCACTGGCACCAAAGACGATTCTTGAAATTTGAGACCAGTACAAGGCGCCCGCACACATCTGGCAAGGCTCCAGCGTTACATACAGCGTGCAATCTTTTAAGTATTTACCACCTAGAAAACTGGATCCAGCGGTGATGGCTTGCATTTCGGCATGAGCCGTGACGTCTGTTAGGGTTTCTGTGAGGTTGTGACCTTTGGCGATGATGCGGTTATCGGTGACGATTACGGCACCCACAGGAATTTCTCCGCGATCCAGTGCAGCTTCTGCCTCTTGCAGGGCTTTCTTCATGAAAACGGCGTCGTCAAAAGGTTCTAGCATGATATAAATGTACGTGTAATTACAACTTCCAACGGATTCTGAAATAAGAAATTCAAATTTCAGATAGGAGTTCGCATTCAGTTTCAATAAGAATTACCTTTGAATCATGGCACAAAACCTACTTTCACAGATTGATTCACCGGTTGATTTAAGACGCTTTCGCGAAAGCGAACTCCTCATTCTAGCTCAAGAATTGAGAGCGTTTATCATCGCCGCTGTGGCTGCAAAGGAAGGTCATCTGGGCGCTAGTTTGGGCGTTGTCGAGCTTACCATTGCATTACATTATGTGTTTGATACACCGCAAGATCTACTGGTTTGGGATGTAGGCCATCAGGCTTATGGGCATAAAATATTGACGGGTCGCCGCGATGTGTTTCACACCAATCGTGAACTAGGTGGCATTTCTGGATTCCCAAAGCGATCGGAAAGTGAGTACGATACCTTTGGTGTAGGTCACAGTTCTACAGCAATAAGCGCTGCGCTAGGTATGGCGATGGCGAGCCAGTTAAAAGCCGAATCCCACAAGCATATTGCCGTGGTGGGCGATGCGAGTATTGCCAGCGGTATGGCCTTTGAGGCACTCAACCATGCTGGCGTGAGCGGTGCCGATTTGCTCGTGATTCTTAATGACAATGCGATAGGGATTGATCCGGCGGTTGGTGCGCTCAAAGATTACTTGACTAAAACAAAAAGCGGTAAGGAAACAGGTCGCGATAACATTTTTGAATCCCTCAATTTTGATTATTCAGGACCTATCGATGGTCATGATCTTCCAGCCTTAGTTAAGGAATTAGAAAGGCAAAAAACTCTCGATGGACCGCGACTGTTGCATGTGCGAACCACAAAAGGCAAAGGCCTCAAACAAGCCGAACTTGATCAAGTGCGGTACCATGCGCCTGGAAAGTTTGATAAAATTACCGGTGATATTCCTACCAAAGATGACAGTAAGTTACCGCCTAAGTTTCAGGATGTATTTGGGCATACGCTATTAGAACTGGCGCAACAAAATGAAAAGATCGTGGGAATCACACCGGCGATGCCGACGGGTAGCTCCATGAAAATCATGATGGATGCGTTACCAGATCGTGCTTTTGATGTGGGCATTGCAGAGCAACATGCGGTGACGCTCGCAGCCGGAATGGCAGCCCAAGGACTGATTCCTTTTTGTAATATTTATTCCACCTTTTTACAGCGCGCCTACGATCAGGTGATCCATGATGTCGCATTGCAAAAGTTACCAGTCGTGTTTTGTCTGGACCGCGCTGGATTAGTGGGTCAAGACGGTGCGACACATCACGGTGCCTTCGATTTGGCCTTTCTTAATTGTATTCCTGATTTGATTATCGCCGCACCCATGGACGCCATTGAATTGCGCGATATGATGTACACCGCACAATTGGGCTTGGACCTTCCTATTGCCATACGTTATCCGCGAGGTCGCGGGTCTATTTTAGATTGGAAAAAGTCTTTTTCAAAATTGGAAATAGGACAATCTAGATTACTGCAAAAAGGGAAACAGGTTGCAGTGATCAGTATAGGAACTATAGGCGTCATGGTTCAAGAATTGATCGGTTCAGAAAAGCTCGATATCACACATTTAGATTTGAGGTTCTTGAAGCCGTTGGATAAGAGTCAGCTGGATAGTCTTTTTGAAAATCATGATCATGTTATCACGATTGAGGATGGCACCATGGTAGGTGGAATGGGTAGTACTGTTGGAGATTACGCTTTCGCGAAAGCGTACAAAGGATCCATCCACAAACTAGGTTTACCAGATTCTTTTATAGAACAAGGTCCCACAAGCGACCTGCAACAAATAGCAGGAATCGATCGTGAGACCTTGTTGAGACTTATCAAAAGCCTTTAATTACTCCTTGACGAATTTGACGGTCTGGTCAATGCCGTTGCCGCGCACCTTCAATAGATACAATCCAGTGCTTAATCCAGAAACGTCAATGCGTTGACGGCTGGAAGACAAGGATTTCTTTTGCTGATACACTTGCTGACCATTAAGATTGAAAATGGTAATATCTGCGTTGTTGTAGTTCAGCTTAGTAGAAATAAATATCTCTGAGGTAGCTTGAGTTGGAAACACTTTTAATTGATTTTCATCTATAGTCGCCGTTATGCTGGCAGTATCTGCAGTGAACTTACCGGTGAACAAACCTCTTCCATGAGTGGTCGCTAGAACGGTATTGTCTGCAGTTCTTAAGTCTAAGTCGTAAACAGGAACATTAGTCATACCATTCATGGATGGTGTCCAGGTAGGACTTGCACTATCAAAATCAGTGGTGGAAAAAATACCTTGCTGAGTACCTATGATCACCTCATTAGGCACTAATGGGTTTCTCAAAATAGCTTTCACGGGTATATCAGGAAGGTTACCATCCTTTTGTGCCCAAGTTAGCCCGCCATCGTTGGTGAACCACACGTTATTAACACCGTAGTTATGGAAGGTAACATAGATTTCCAATTCTGTCTCTCCAAACTCAATATCAGACACACTACCTAGAAAATCTGGACCTGTCAAGTTGGTCACCGTTCTTGCTGTGGAGGAATTTGCATTTGTAATTTTGAAAAATCTTGAATCTTGAGATCCAACAAATAATGTCGGGCTGCCGGTAGAAAAAGGTGATGCGGTCATCGCAGTAGGTCTTCCTTGAGAAATTGCTCCAGCTACTATTTCAGTACATTCAGCAGAACTGTCTCCTAATTGACATGCAGTGATTGAGTTAGCACCACTTGATGTTCTGGAATTAGCAAAAAGAATATCAAAACGGCTATCAAGTTCTGCTACGTTGATAAAATCACCGTCGTTCTCGTCAGATATAAAGTAGCTAGAGCTCGATTGAGTTATTGGATATTCAAAATAGGCATGAGTTCTACTAGTATATCCTAGGATGGCATAACCGCCTTCATCATCTATTGCGCTGTAAGAACCATCACCTCCTAGAGGATCAAAAGATTGAGAAATTAATGGTCCTACGACTGACCTGTCTATCACAGGAGAACCATTATCCTGCGTTCCTCCTAAAAAATCATCTCCATCCTCAAAATCAACTTGGTTGATGTCACCATAGTAAAATTGTGTTACGTTATATCCAAAATTTCTGTTTTGAATATCATTTTCTGATAATACGCTCTTATTTAAATTTAAAGCCAAAGAAACACCACCATCAGAGCCTATTAAAGCTCTATTGACATTATTGGGTTGAAATGAGATTGCATGAATGTCTGCATGAACGAAAGGTACATTTAATTGGTTCATGTTAGGATTTTGAGACCATTTTGACATTTGTTGCCAGGTGTCGCCGCCATTTCTCGTACGATGAATGTTTATACCACCTACATAAACTTCGTCATCATTAGTTGGATTAACTTCAATAACTAAATCATAAAATGCCTGTCCTCTAGTAAAATCTGACGCTGGAATCCCATTATCTGCATCATCAGGTTCATTAAGATTGGAAAAAGTTGAGAATCCATTTTCTGTGACGAATATATCTGCTTGACCAGTTACATTAGCCAAAGCATAGATTTTGTCAGAATCCGTTGCAGAGGTTGCAATTTCTACGCGACTAGCTCCTGCAATATTTTGAGCTAAACTCCATGTTGTTCCATTTACACTTCTGTAAATCCTACCACCACCAGTGTTGATCCCTGGACTATTAATGGAACCCATATATAAAGTTCCATCCGCTGAAAGCTCAAAATCGTTAGGTATAACTGGGAATCTCCCATCTTCTGTAAATATCTTTAAAATAGCGCTTTCGTTTCTAGCCCAATTTTGACCGTTATCTATACTGCGATAAATACCTGCATTGCGTAAGCCTAAAAAATTTACCGGGTTTTGAGTGCTGAAATTGGGGCTAGAATATAGACTTGCTCCAACAGCGACATATACTTCAGTTGTGCCACTAACATCTCTTGCAATAATATCATTTATATGAAAAATTCCAGCTTTAAATAAAGATTCATCATTACTCGTACTTTCATCACCCGCGACTTCAATTTCTACATTTTCCCAGTTGACTCCACCATCTATACTTCTATAGAGTCCACTACCTATTGCAGCGCCATCTGTATATTGCTCTCCAGTACCTATATATATTGTCTGGGAATCGTTAGGATCTATTGCATATGCACTTACACTCAAATTCGCAGCCAATCCAGAGACAATACTCCATTGACTTGTCAAGCTATTGATATTGTTATTTACCCATAGACCACCACCTACGCCACCAGCAAATACTCTATTATAGTCCACACCATCACCATTATTGTCACCGACGTCGTTTGGATCAAAAAACACTACTCTTGTACGACCACCAACATTTAGAGGGCCACGCTCTATCCACGGTGATGTAACTGAGCCAGGACTTGCTTTTTGTTGAATTAAATTAACGTCATAAGGTTCAACTTTAAAAGGTGTAGGATACCCAAGATCTGGATTCATGGTGAGCTCCCAAAGTCTTTCATTGTAAGCGTTAGGAGGAAGGCCTAATTTCTTTCTCTCGGTTTTAGTGAGGTTTTTTGTTTCATTGAATGGCGATTCTGCAAGAAAATTTCTGTGTTTATCACGTTTTTGTTTCATCACATCGATTTCTCCGTCATTAGAGGAAAAATCGATAAGTAAGAAAGTAACAAAAGCTACTAACGCAACAGAAACGAACGCGAGAATAATTTTTTTCATTTGTAAATTTTATTATTTAAAGGTACGGGAATGGTATGGTCTCAGTTTTATGATAATCTTAAATTTTCCCGTTGATGATGTGAAATAATCGGGAAGATTTGGTATCAGTGAGTGATGCCACATAACAGCAAGCCGCTAGTAATCTGTCGTATAGACCTTCTGAAACTAATGCGGATGCGGGTAAAATTTCCAAAATCAATCGATCGTAACTGGAGACTTGACCATTCAAATGATTGACACTCGCTGTGATTACGGCGTCAAGGATAGACGTCAATATCTTGTATCCCGCAATTTCCTTCTCCACTACATCTGGATGGCGGTACAGTTGCTCTCTAGTAATGGAAAGTATATCCTCAATTTGTGGCTTGAACCTGGACAAATCTGTAAGAGATGTAGTGAGACTGCCATCCAATAGAGCATTTTGCCTGTCCATAAATACATTGACGCAATCCGTAATTAGGCTACCAATGGCTAGAGATCTTAAATATGCGATGCGATCTGCCGTGGTGGTCAGAGCCGTGTAGGTGTCCGTTTTTATGTTGTCTCGTACGAGATTGATGAGCAGTTCCAGCGCATGATCTTCGGCAATGTGGCCTAAGTTGATGGCATCTTCAAAATCAATAATAGTGTAGCAAATATCATCTGCAGCCTCAACCAGGTAGGTCAATGGATGGCGATGAAATGGCTGATTCTCATCTGTGGAATTAAGTCCTAGTTCTAGAGCGACATCGTTGAAATGTTCCACATCTGCCTGGAAAATTCCATATTTCTTTTGAGATATGTGTGTGGTGGGCTTCTTTGGCAAAGACTCTTTCGGGTATTTCACAAAGGCTCCTAAGGTCGCATAAGAAAGTCTAAGACCACCTGGCGATCCAGCTACCGTTTTGTTAAGCAGGTGATATCCATTGGCATTTCCTTCAAAATCAAGCAGGTCTTGTTGTTGCTTTCGCGAAAGCGAACTCATCAAAGCATTTCCCTTCTCACTGGCAAAATAACTGCCTATAGCCTTTTCACCACTGTGACCGAAGGGTGGATTTCCTATATCGTGAGCCAGCGCTGCTGCTGCCACAATGGCGCCAAAATCCTGATGCTGGTACCCGTTTTCCTGTAATTCTGGATGCTTTTCCAGCAGGTGCTTTCCAGCCATACGACCCAAGGATCGCCCTACTACCGAAACCTCTAGGCTATGCGTCAACCTTGTATGCACAAAACCCGTCTGGCTTAAAGGAATTACCTGCGTTTTATCCTGCAGACTGCGGAACTGTGAGGAAAAAATAATACGGTCATAATCCACCTCAAAACCCAGTCGCAAATCGTCCTGATCCTTTCTGTCCCTGGGCGTGGTGTCGCCATGTTTTTTAAGAGAAAGGAGCTGTAGCCAGTTCATATTATTTTTTGTTGCAATATAAGTACCATAAGGTAAATGAAGGGCATAACATGGCTTAACCGTTTCTTAACAATCCCGATCATAAAGCTAATACTGTAATAACCTATCCAAGTGCATTAAGATTGTTTTTTTGTAACCTCAAAACGAAGCGTAATGAACAGATTGATTTTCATTTTATCTTTTTTTATAACTGTGGTGGCTTCTGCCCAAACAGGTAAGGTAAATGGGTTGCTTACAGACAAAGATTCTCAAACTGCAGATGAACCAGTGTCGTTTGCGTCTGTGGTATTAAAGGGCACTAACTATGGCGCTCAATCAGATATTGATGGTAAGTATACCATCACAGCTCCTGCAGGAACTTACACTCTTGTAGTTTCCTTTGTAGGTATGAAGACAGTGGAGATCCCAGATGTGGTCGTGAGAAACGGATTTACCACAACCGTTGATGTAGCGATGAGTGCAGAGGCTGCATCTCTAGATGCGGTATCCATAACAGTGACGAAATCCCGCGAGAGCGCAGAGGCTTTGCTACAAGAGCAAAAGAAATCAGTAACGATCGTACAGTCTATTGGTGCAGAAGAGCTTTCTCAAAAAGGGGTAAGTGATGCCTCTGGAGCAGTTGCAAAAATATCTGGAGTATCAAAACAGGAAAGCAGCAGCAATGTTTATGTTCGAGGCTTAGGTGACCGCTACCAAAACTCCTCCTTAAATGGTTTATCACTTCCATCAACTGATGTGAATAAGAAAAACATTGATCTTGATATTTTCTCTTCTGATGTTATTGAGAGTATTGATGTGAGTAAGGCATATGACGTCCGTTTCTTTGGAGATTTTTCTGCAGGAAATGTGAATGTAAGATCTAAAAAACATACGGGTAATAGTTTCATCAACATTTCACTGGGAAGTGGTGCAAATACTAATGCCATAGGAGAGGATTTTCTAAGAATGGATGGCGCGAGTTTCTTTGGTTACTACAATAAATATGACAATGATCCATTTGCTGTTTTATTATCCCATGGTCTTGATCCAGTAGATGGATATGCTCCAGTGAACATTGACGCGAGTATTGATGGTGGTCATACCATTAAGTTTAATAACGATATGAGATTGAGTATTTATGGATCTGCAAGTTTTTCTAATGGTTCTTATTTCCAGACTGGTGTAGCGCGCGATTATACAAACGTTCTAAAGGTGGACTTTCCTGCAGTCGAAGAATTTAGTTATACGGCAAGAACTACCGCACAGGCTAACATTGATTTTAGTATTGATAGCTATAATCGATTTAAGTTGGTGAATTTGTTTGTAAACAAATCAGCAAATGAGGTTTCTAATTATGGTATCAATGGTTTAGGTTTTAATCGTGATGCTAACGATAGTGAAGATGGATATTTTGTAAGAAACACACAGTTCAACCAAGACAGAGTTCACGTAACCCAATTATTAGGTGAGCATGAAGTGACAGATAGTTGGACAATCAATTGGGGAGCTGCGTACAACAAAGTTTTTTCTGACGAACCAGACAGACGTAGAAATACGCTTGAGGATTATCAGTTTGCCCTTGATAATGACCCTACAACAAATCCAAATTTATTCTCAAACATTGCCTTTGATAACCAGAGATTTACTCAGGCAGTTCAGGATGACGAATGGACTGGTTTTCTTAACGTAGAGAAAAAATTAAATGATAAAGTCAAGCTTAATCTGCGCTATAGCGGTAAGGTAAAGGAGAGAGATTTTACGTCTTATAGATATGGGTATGAGGTAGAACTTAATGGAAGCGACGTTCCAGTTCTTCACGTCAATAATCTTGATGCGATCTTCAACTTGAATAACCTAAATACAGATGGGAATGGCGTTTATAATACTGTAGTACTCAATCCTATTTCTAATGAAATTGGAAACACGAATGTTCCAGGACTGCCAGAAAATATCTATAACGGTGAGATGAGCTACCAAGGTGTTAGCGCAAATGCAGAAATCAACATAGGTAAATTATTAGTAATCCCAGGATTACGCTTTGAAACGTGGGATCAAAGCATTACTTACGACGTAGTGAATTTACCACCTAATGATCCAGGCTTGAGAAGTGTTTATGAAAACATCTTGTTACCTAGCTTGAACTTGAAATATGCCTTAACTGATGATATCAACTTGAGAGGATCATACAGTCAGACAGCCTCATTACCAGAGTTTAAAGAAGTGGCACCTTTTGTCTATGAAGATGTAACCGTTAGATATGGTGGTAACCCAGACTTACTTGGTGGTAGAGATGGTAGCGGCCCAACTTACTCAACCATTAACAATGTTGACTTAAAATTTGAATGGTTTTTCAATAAGTCAGAAGTGCTGTCTGTTGGAGGTTTTTACAAACAAATTAACGATCCTGTCAACAGAGTTGTTGCAGCAGATGCTACTGGGACACAGCGTTATTTCAGGACTGGTGATAGTGCAGATGTTGTAGGTGTTGAATTGGAAACTAGAATTGGAGTCATCAAAGATCAAGAGGATGACAATGTATTAGTTGCTGGCCTTAACATGGCTTACACGCATACCACTCAGGATCTTAAAAATATATCAGGAGATAACGTGACTTATACCACGTCCTTCGACCGTGATGAGATTGAACTGCAGGGCGCGTCTCCATTTATATTCAATGCAGACTTGACTTATACTCCAACCTTTAATACCTACAAACCTACTGCATCGCTAGTGGCATCCTATTTTAGTGATCGTATTTCTGCGATTGGTGCTGGTTCTTTGGGAGATATAGTAGAAAAATCAGTGACGACTCTTGATTTTGTATGGAGCAGTCCTTTATCTGAAAACTTAAGTCTGAAATTTAGCGCTAAAAACCTACTTAATCCTGACATCGAGTATGTTAGAGAAGAAACCAGTAGTGGTGATATCACCATAAGTAGCTTTAAAGTTGGTGTGAACTTAGGCATGAGTCTTAAATATAAATTCTAAAACAATCAAATAATCAATAAAAACTGAAGCAATGAAACTGAATAAACTTTTAATACTGTTTTTATCTGCTATTGCACTTACTAATTGTACGAGCGATGATACTGCAGATATCGTAATCAACATAAATAATGGCGGTACAGGTACGAGTGGTGCTGTGAATATTAGCGGTGTCTACACAGAGAATCTAACACTAGATGCAAACACAGAATATCTTATCAATGGTCCATTGTTGATGAGTAGAGGTACCACGCTTACTATTCCTGCAGGTACTACACTTAAAGCACAGCCAGTAGGTGTTAATGCGTATATCGCAATACAGCAAGGAGCAAGAATTGATGCTCGCGGTACTCAAAGCAATCCTATCGTATTGACTTCTGCAGCAGCAGATCCTCAATCTGGAGATTGGGGTGGCTTGATCATATTAGGAAATGCACCTATCAATTCGACTGCTGCTGGTTCTACAGACACTGCAACTTCTGAAGTTGGACAACTTTCTTATGGTGGTAATGAAGTAGCTGATAATTCTGGAACTATTTCTTACCTACGTATTGAATATGCAGGTGGAGCAATCGACGGAAATGCAGAATTGAACGGTCTTTCTTTATACGCAGTTGGAAATGGAACAAGTATCGATCACGTTCAGGTTTACCTAGGATCCGATGATGGTGTCGAATTCTTTGGTGGTACGGTAAATCTTGATTTTGTTTCAGTAGTTGGAGCAGAGGACGATTCTATTGACTGGACAGAAGGTTATAGAGGTAACTTGTCTAACGTTTATGTAGAGCAGCTAGCTAGTGCAGATGGAGACAGTGGATTTGAAATGGATGGTTTCAATACAGATTTCTCTCTAGAAGACACTTCTTTACTATCAAGACCAACCGTGAGCAACGTAAGTATTGTTGGTAACAATGACAACAGTAGAGCATTTAGAGTTCGTGCAGGATCTGGCGGAATCTTCACAAATGTCGTAATATCAAACACAGGTAGAGGTGTTGTAGTAGAAGATGACGAGTCTGCCTTCAGAACAAGCGATAACATACCAGACGACTTATTGTTTACTGATGTAGCCTTTACAAACGTGACTACAGAGTATTCTTATGGATTTGAAACTGGAGTAG is from Nonlabens sp. YIK11 and encodes:
- the dgt gene encoding dGTP triphosphohydrolase — protein: MNWLQLLSLKKHGDTTPRDRKDQDDLRLGFEVDYDRIIFSSQFRSLQDKTQVIPLSQTGFVHTRLTHSLEVSVVGRSLGRMAGKHLLEKHPELQENGYQHQDFGAIVAAAALAHDIGNPPFGHSGEKAIGSYFASEKGNALMSSLSRKQQQDLLDFEGNANGYHLLNKTVAGSPGGLRLSYATLGAFVKYPKESLPKKPTTHISQKKYGIFQADVEHFNDVALELGLNSTDENQPFHRHPLTYLVEAADDICYTIIDFEDAINLGHIAEDHALELLINLVRDNIKTDTYTALTTTADRIAYLRSLAIGSLITDCVNVFMDRQNALLDGSLTTSLTDLSRFKPQIEDILSITREQLYRHPDVVEKEIAGYKILTSILDAVITASVNHLNGQVSSYDRLILEILPASALVSEGLYDRLLAACCYVASLTDTKSSRLFHIINGKI
- a CDS encoding T9SS type A sorting domain-containing protein, encoding MKKIILAFVSVALVAFVTFLLIDFSSNDGEIDVMKQKRDKHRNFLAESPFNETKNLTKTERKKLGLPPNAYNERLWELTMNPDLGYPTPFKVEPYDVNLIQQKASPGSVTSPWIERGPLNVGGRTRVVFFDPNDVGDNNGDGVDYNRVFAGGVGGGLWVNNNINSLTSQWSIVSGLAANLSVSAYAIDPNDSQTIYIGTGEQYTDGAAIGSGLYRSIDGGVNWENVEIEVAGDESTSNDESLFKAGIFHINDIIARDVSGTTEVYVAVGASLYSSPNFSTQNPVNFLGLRNAGIYRSIDNGQNWARNESAILKIFTEDGRFPVIPNDFELSADGTLYMGSINSPGINTGGGRIYRSVNGTTWSLAQNIAGASRVEIATSATDSDKIYALANVTGQADIFVTENGFSTFSNLNEPDDADNGIPASDFTRGQAFYDLVIEVNPTNDDEVYVGGINIHRTRNGGDTWQQMSKWSQNPNMNQLNVPFVHADIHAISFQPNNVNRALIGSDGGVSLALNLNKSVLSENDIQNRNFGYNVTQFYYGDINQVDFEDGDDFLGGTQDNGSPVIDRSVVGPLISQSFDPLGGDGSYSAIDDEGGYAILGYTSRTHAYFEYPITQSSSSYFISDENDGDFINVAELDSRFDILFANSRTSSGANSITACQLGDSSAECTEIVAGAISQGRPTAMTASPFSTGSPTLFVGSQDSRFFKITNANSSTARTVTNLTGPDFLGSVSDIEFGETELEIYVTFHNYGVNNVWFTNDGGLTWAQKDGNLPDIPVKAILRNPLVPNEVIIGTQQGIFSTTDFDSASPTWTPSMNGMTNVPVYDLDLRTADNTVLATTHGRGLFTGKFTADTASITATIDENQLKVFPTQATSEIFISTKLNYNNADITIFNLNGQQVYQQKKSLSSSRQRIDVSGLSTGLYLLKVRGNGIDQTVKFVKE